A section of the Bacteroidota bacterium genome encodes:
- a CDS encoding IS5 family transposase — protein sequence MCPRLNFGNSQDNCRVNCCQVVEAILFRLKTGCQWRELPMKQFFRKKYKWNSVYYHYQKWCKNGSWDAVWQMVLNKYKHLLDMSSIQLDGTHTPAKRGGEAVGYQGRKKSKTSNMLIITDSCGIPLACSDPISGNHNDAFELEKTVARMVEDIQKADIRTEGLFLNADSGFDTEGFRSYCGENEIVGNIDHNKRNNSERDYLFDDLLYKSRFVIERTNAWLDAYKAILVRFETNKTHWKALHLLAFTVILLRQL from the coding sequence ATCTGTCCAAGACTGAACTTTGGAAATTCACAGGACAATTGCCGAGTAAATTGTTGTCAAGTAGTAGAAGCTATATTATTTAGGTTAAAAACCGGATGTCAGTGGAGAGAGTTGCCCATGAAACAATTTTTTAGGAAAAAATATAAATGGAACAGTGTTTACTATCATTATCAAAAATGGTGTAAGAATGGAAGTTGGGATGCTGTTTGGCAAATGGTATTAAACAAATACAAGCATTTATTAGACATGTCAAGTATTCAACTGGATGGCACTCACACCCCAGCAAAGCGAGGAGGAGAAGCCGTAGGTTACCAAGGGAGAAAGAAAAGCAAGACGAGCAACATGTTGATCATAACAGATAGCTGCGGCATTCCTTTGGCATGTAGCGACCCTATTTCAGGTAATCATAACGATGCATTTGAATTAGAAAAAACCGTAGCCAGAATGGTAGAGGATATCCAAAAAGCAGACATAAGAACAGAAGGGCTGTTTTTAAATGCGGATTCAGGCTTTGACACAGAAGGCTTTCGCAGTTATTGTGGTGAAAACGAAATTGTTGGAAACATTGACCATAATAAAAGAAACAACAGCGAAAGAGATTACCTTTTTGATGACTTATTATACAAAAGTAGGTTTGTTATAGAAAGGACAAATGCTTGGTTGGATGCTTACAAGGCAATTCTGGTACGTTTTGAAACAAACAAAACTCATTGGAAAGCATTGCATCTATTGGCTTTTACAGTAATTTTATTGCGTCAACTTTGA
- a CDS encoding PQQ-binding-like beta-propeller repeat protein, whose product MFKTTFTLLAILLTIQLSAQSNAQWRGDNRDGIYNESGLLKQWPENGPELLWQYDLLGAGHASAAVTEEIVYTAGTNETDGFIIAFDHSGKEIWKTVYGKEWLENWDGVRSTPTIYEGKVYQLSGYGVIYCFDGNTGDILWQEDLIEKFGAQNIKFGITENLVVDEDKVFVTIGALDASVIALHKDTGIILWKCTGTGEKSAYCSPALIQLPEAKIFVTHTEKHILCINPINGELIWKHEFLNKYVTHANTPFYHEGYLYCVTGTAAGGVKIELAPNGDFIKEVWRNTTLDSKLGGFIFTEGRICGAGDANKNWSCIDWESGKELFNSTEISKKGNVIYADGLMYWYSESGEIALVEVQEDKFNIISKFEVPFGEKWHWSHLVIHNKKLYVRHGSYLMVYDIAAK is encoded by the coding sequence ATGTTTAAAACAACATTTACATTATTAGCTATTTTACTAACAATACAGCTATCGGCACAATCCAACGCCCAGTGGAGAGGAGATAACAGAGATGGAATTTACAATGAATCTGGTTTGCTAAAACAATGGCCTGAGAATGGACCTGAATTATTATGGCAGTACGATTTACTTGGAGCCGGACATGCATCTGCAGCTGTCACGGAAGAAATAGTATATACTGCAGGAACAAACGAAACAGATGGTTTTATCATTGCTTTTGATCATTCCGGAAAAGAAATCTGGAAAACTGTTTATGGAAAAGAATGGCTTGAAAACTGGGATGGTGTAAGGTCAACACCAACAATTTATGAAGGAAAAGTTTATCAATTAAGTGGTTATGGAGTAATCTATTGTTTTGATGGCAACACTGGCGATATACTTTGGCAAGAAGACCTGATTGAAAAGTTTGGAGCACAAAATATCAAATTCGGTATTACTGAAAATTTGGTAGTCGATGAAGATAAGGTATTTGTAACCATTGGGGCTCTGGATGCAAGCGTTATTGCCTTACATAAGGATACAGGTATTATTCTATGGAAATGCACAGGAACTGGAGAGAAAAGTGCTTATTGTTCTCCTGCACTCATCCAACTTCCTGAAGCTAAAATATTTGTTACTCATACAGAAAAACACATTTTATGTATCAATCCTATAAATGGTGAATTAATATGGAAACATGAATTCCTGAACAAATACGTTACACATGCCAATACACCATTTTATCATGAAGGTTATCTCTACTGTGTAACAGGAACAGCTGCTGGAGGAGTAAAAATAGAACTAGCTCCAAATGGTGATTTCATAAAAGAAGTATGGAGGAATACAACTCTTGACAGCAAGCTTGGAGGATTTATTTTTACAGAGGGTAGAATTTGTGGTGCTGGTGATGCCAATAAAAACTGGTCATGTATCGACTGGGAATCTGGAAAAGAGCTATTCAATTCGACTGAAATCAGCAAAAAAGGAAATGTTATTTATGCTGATGGTTTAATGTATTGGTATTCAGAATCAGGTGAAATAGCCCTTGTAGAAGTGCAAGAAGACAAATTCAATATCATTAGCAAATTTGAAGTTCCTTTTGGAGAAAAATGGCATTGGTCACATTTAGTCATTCATAATAAAAAGTTATATGTTCGACATGGCAGCTATTTAATGGTTTATGATATCGCAGCAAAATAG
- a CDS encoding PQQ-like beta-propeller repeat protein translates to MKHLLIIFISILTLTIQAQDFSEWRGPNRTGVYNEINLLTEWPDNGPTMLWSAENLPKGYSSVAVANKMIYFTGIVENSDVVLAYDLYGNLLWEAVYGRAWDATFDHSRCTPTVDGNRLYVSSGMGDLACINAIDGSFIWQVKASELYKGTYGKWGISESLIVLDNKVFYTPGGDLTTTIALDKLTGELIWKSESLKDKPAYVSPILYKHNDKYQIANVTENYAFAFNPENGEILWKFDFGSFSNAKGWNIQAVSPVYHDGFIYITAGYDHKGVMLEIAKNGKFVKLAWSDENLDVHHGGVVRIGDYIYGANWKGNKNGNWLCLDWKTGKVMYDQEWFSKVSIISAEGMLYCYEEKTGNIALVKADPKEFKIISSFEVPLGSGPHWSHLVIKDGVLYVRHEDALMVYDIKNSF, encoded by the coding sequence ATGAAACACTTATTAATCATATTCATTTCTATCCTGACACTTACAATTCAGGCTCAAGACTTCAGCGAATGGAGAGGTCCAAATCGAACTGGAGTTTATAATGAGATAAACCTTTTAACAGAATGGCCTGACAATGGACCAACAATGCTTTGGTCTGCAGAAAACTTACCTAAAGGCTATTCTTCAGTAGCAGTAGCCAATAAAATGATTTATTTCACGGGTATAGTAGAAAATTCTGATGTTGTTTTAGCATATGATCTCTATGGAAATTTATTGTGGGAAGCAGTTTATGGAAGAGCATGGGATGCTACTTTTGACCATAGCCGTTGTACTCCTACTGTTGATGGAAACAGATTATATGTATCAAGTGGAATGGGTGATTTAGCATGTATCAATGCAATTGATGGATCCTTTATTTGGCAGGTAAAAGCTTCTGAATTATATAAAGGCACATATGGCAAATGGGGAATTTCTGAATCCTTAATTGTTTTAGATAACAAAGTCTTTTATACTCCCGGTGGTGACCTAACTACAACAATTGCATTAGATAAGCTGACAGGTGAATTAATTTGGAAATCAGAAAGTCTTAAAGATAAGCCTGCTTATGTATCGCCAATCTTGTATAAACACAATGATAAGTATCAAATAGCTAATGTAACCGAAAATTATGCATTTGCATTTAACCCTGAAAATGGTGAAATTCTCTGGAAATTTGACTTTGGATCATTCTCAAATGCAAAAGGATGGAATATTCAAGCTGTGAGTCCTGTTTACCACGATGGATTTATTTACATAACTGCTGGATACGACCATAAAGGAGTTATGCTTGAAATTGCAAAAAATGGAAAATTTGTAAAACTTGCCTGGTCTGATGAAAATTTGGATGTGCATCATGGTGGAGTTGTTCGAATTGGAGACTACATTTATGGAGCTAACTGGAAGGGAAATAAAAATGGAAACTGGCTTTGTTTAGATTGGAAAACTGGCAAGGTCATGTATGATCAAGAATGGTTTAGCAAAGTATCTATTATTTCAGCCGAAGGCATGTTGTATTGTTATGAAGAAAAAACAGGAAACATTGCATTGGTTAAAGCTGATCCAAAAGAATTTAAAATAATAAGTTCATTTGAAGTACCTTTAGGCAGTGGACCACATTGGTCACATTTAGTCATTAAGGATGGTGTTCTTTATGTAAGACATGAA